One Xenopus tropicalis strain Nigerian chromosome 8, UCB_Xtro_10.0, whole genome shotgun sequence genomic window carries:
- the LOC101731235 gene encoding lysine-specific demethylase 5A isoform X5, whose product MTRVKLDFLDQLGKFWELQGSALRIPVVDGKLLGVYALSKVVSSEGGFEVVTKEKKWSQVGNRMGYQPGKGTGSLLKLHYDRILYPYELFQSGVSLMERNAPRIF is encoded by the exons TTGGATCAGCTGGGAAAATTTTGGGAGCTGCAAGGTTCCGCGCTCAGAATTCCAGTGGTGGATGGCAAGCTGTTGGGTGTGTATGCACTGAGCAAG GTGGTTTCCAGTGAGGGGGGATTTGAGGTTGTCACTAAAGAGAAGAAATGGTCTCAGGTGGGCAATCGGATGGGATACCAGCCAGGCAAAGGCACAGGCTCTCTTCTGAAGTTGCACTATGACCGAATCCTCTACCCCTACGAGCTGTTCCAGTCTGGCGTCAGCCTGATGGAAAGAAATGCACCTAGAATATTCTAG